The proteins below come from a single Dasypus novemcinctus isolate mDasNov1 chromosome 22, mDasNov1.1.hap2, whole genome shotgun sequence genomic window:
- the LOC131275265 gene encoding olfactory receptor 5A2-like, with protein sequence MDVKNQTTVGEFIFLGFSSVPHPQLTLFVMFLIVYLLSLTGNTLIIYIVLMESTLQTPMYIFLGNLAFLEIWYSTATVPKLLATCLSQVVTISVSGCITQYYFFFSMGAAECILLAVMAYDRYLAICSPLRYSVLMSIDICLRFSAGSWVGGFLAPLLPAILISHLNFCGPQKINHFFCDSDPIYKLSCSDTFLAEALGYTCSSVVILSSFLLTMSSYGQIVVTIIRMSSQVAWKKTFSTIASHLTVVTIYYGTIIFAYVRPPATYNFNMWKVVSVFYCVITPLVNPLIYTLRNKDVKKAFSNVLARRRLLLT encoded by the coding sequence ATGGATGTAAAAAACCAAACGACAGTGGGGGAATTCATTTTCCTTGGGTTTTCCAGTGTTCCCCACCCACAGCTCACATTATTTGTGATGTTCCTCATAGTGTACCTGCTCTCCCTCACAGGAAACACTCTTATCATTTACATTGTTCTTATGGAATCCACACTCCAGACACCCATGTACATTTTCTTAGGAAATTTGGCCTTCTTAGAAATCTGGTACTCCACAGCAACAGTGCCTAAACTGCTGGCTACCTGCCTATCACAGGTTGTCACCATCTCTGTTTCAGGTTGTATAACCCAGTACTACTTCTTTTTCTCCATGGGAGCTGCTGAGTGCATCCTGCTagctgtgatggcctatgaccggtaCCTGGCAATATGTAGCCCTCTACGCTACTCAGTCCTCATGAGTATTGATATTTGCCTACGGTTTTCAGCTGGATCTTGGGTTGGGGGCTTCCTTGCCCCTCTCCTACCTGCCATACTTATCTCTCACCTCAACTTCTGTGGCCCCCAGAAGATCAATCATTTCTTTTGTGACTCAGACCCCATTTACAAACTCTCATGCTCAGACACATTCCTAGCAGAGGCCTTGGGCTATACATGTAGCTCTGTGGTGATTCTAAGTTCTTTCCTACTTACCATGTCCTCCTATGGCCAAATTGTGGTCACAATAATAAGAATGTCTTCCCAGGTGGCTTGGAAGAAAACTTTCTCCACCATTGCCTCACACCTCACTGTGGTCACCATCTACTATGGCACCATCATCTTTGCCTATGTCCGGCCTCCAGCCACATACAATTTCAACATGTGGAAAGTGGTGTCAGTGTTTTACTGTGTGATCACCCCATTGGTAAATCCTCTCATCTACACCTTGAGAAACAAAGATGTGAAGAAAGCTTTCAGCAATGTTCTAGCACGAAGGAGATTGCTCTTAACTTGA